A part of Gossypium hirsutum isolate 1008001.06 chromosome A07, Gossypium_hirsutum_v2.1, whole genome shotgun sequence genomic DNA contains:
- the LOC107960015 gene encoding protein PLASTID TRANSCRIPTIONALLY ACTIVE 16, chloroplastic encodes MAPSLTSNSFLLTTTPRSRVNLKYQRLVVFAKGSGPFSPFQFGKAKDNPEDGQAEDTGNSSPFRFDFGKLPDVKTLVPVVSNPSSGLSFGNVRRKDPSTVFVAGATGQAGIRIAQTLLRQGFTVRAGVPELAAAQELARLAAQYKIISNEESKRLNAVESTFQDAESIAKAIGNASKVVVTIGPGENGPTSAVSASDAVQVIQAAQLAGVGHVAIVYDGNPGNGSTYNVLDGITSFFSNLFSQSQPLSLSEFLQKIIETDVSYTFLKTTLTDDYSEESSYNVVVSAEGSIGTNDYKVAKSQIASLVADVFSNTAVAENKVVEVFTSPSAPSKSVDELFSAIPEDGRRKAYAEATARAKAEEEAVLAAEKAREAAEAAKKLEVEVKKLSEQEAKAANLAEEAQEKAQVAGASMEDLLSKAKDFRSGLSWEKFSSQIATAVQKAPNEEKPKVQIATVRGQTTARNLPSQKANVKQAPLSFSPLPKPKEASKPKPKPKAKEAEKTEVRKVFGGLFQQETIYVDDD; translated from the exons ATGGCTCCATCTCTCACCTCCAATTCCTTTCTCTTAACCACCACGCCCCGCTCAAGGGTAAACCTCAAGTACCAAAGGCTCGTAGTGTTTGCCAAAGGGTCCGGTCCCTTCTCTCCATTTCAGTTCGGGAAAGCTAAAGACAACCCTGAAGATGGTCAAGCTGAAGATACAGGCAATTCTAGTCCTTTCCGCTTCGATTTTGGTAAGTTACCTGATGTTAAGACTTTGGTCCCCGTCGTCAGTAACCCTTCCTCGGGTTTATCGTTTGGGAACGTTAGAAGAAAAGACCCAAGCACTGTATTTGTGGCTGGCGCAACCGGCCAGGCCGGCATTCGCATTGCACAGACGTTATTGCGCCAGGGTTTCACCGTTCGTGCTGGTGTGCCTGAGCTTGCTGCTGCCCAGGAGCTGGCCCGTCTTGCTGCCCAATACAAG ATCATATCCAATGAAGAATCAAAGCGTCTCAATGCTGTAGAATCCACCTTCCAGGATGCAGAATCAATAGCCAAAGCAATTGGCAATGCCAGCAAAGTAGTCGTCACGATCGGCCCTGGTGAGAACGGTCCCACTTCTGCGGTCTCTGCATCAGACGCTGTGCAAGTGATCCAAGCAGCTCAACTAGCCGGCGTAGGCCATGTTGCAATAGTGTATGATGGTAACCCGGGGAATGGTTCTACTTACAATGTGCTCGATGGCATCACGTCCTTCTTTAGCAACCTCTTCTCTCAATCTCAACCATTGAGTCTGTCCGAGTTCTTGCAAAAAATAATCGAAACTGACGTTAGCTACACGTTTTTAAAGACAACCCTAACAGATGATTATTCGGAAGAGAGCTCTTACAATGTTGTGGTGTCAGCTGAAGGAAGCATTGGTACAAACGACTACAAA GTTGCGAAATCCCAGATAGCATCTTTAGTGGCAGATGTTTTCTCCAACACAGCAGTGGCAGAAAACAAG GTTGTGGAAGTTTTTACTAGCCCATCGGCACCATCGAAGAGTGTAGACGAGCTTTTCAG TGCTATTCCTGAGGATGGAAGAAGGAAGGCGTATGCAGAAGCCACCGCAAGGGCTAAAGCTGAAGAAGAGGCAGTATTAGCAGCTGAGAAAGCTCGTGAGGCGGCCGAAGCAGCGAAGAAGCTAGAAGTGGAAGTGAAGAAGCTTTCAGAGCAAGAAGCGAAGGCAGCTAACCTAGCTGAAGAAGCCCAAGAGAAAGCACAGGTAGCAGGGGCATCAATGGAAGACCTGCTGAGTAAAGCAAAAGACTTCAGATCAGGACTATCTTGGGAAAAATTCAGTTCCCAAATAGCCACTGCAGTTCAAAAGGCTCCAAATGAGGAGAAGCCTAAAGTCCAGATAGCCACAGTGAGGGGGCAAACCACGGCTAGAAATCTACCGTCACAGAAAGCCAATGTGAAGCAAGCTCCATTATCGTTTTCCCCATTGCCAAAGCCAAAGGAAGCATCGAagccaaaaccaaaaccaaaggcAAAAGAGGCAGAGAAAACAGAAGTGAGGAAGGTGTTTGGTGGGCTGTTTCAGCAAGAAACCATATATGTCGATGATGACTGA